A genomic stretch from Podospora pseudoanserina strain CBS 124.78 chromosome 3, whole genome shotgun sequence includes:
- a CDS encoding hypothetical protein (EggNog:ENOG503Q40K; COG:Q), which translates to MTTLPITPSLIPPLAGRTALITGGSSEITLSTALLLAEKGCSKVIILDPEHNDSLLTPDPGIPSCLAFLRVDVRNWKELKAAVKGCGEVDYAFYVPGPERILFEVGGEGDDDREGENGVGMDWAREVRTVGDFVKVCWAVMARSGVGRLGDEKGKGGSVVICVPGGAGGYMSCHVLPPVGMPGEGVMDGCAGSAILGMIRSLRTVAIQDGVTINGVAVGPTFPFTSDAMPPTTPLPPLTPGVQLEKLPVKTADEIALALVFSATATQKRKVEVYGKEKDSDLFSGKKEDRKWNGRVVFTTGTSPMAYTEVEEGLADLRGWWLGKENVRMVRMQQAIGDFRPFEVDHKREP; encoded by the exons ATGACCACCCTTCCcataaccccctccctcatcccccccctcgcGGGAAGAACAGCCCTCATAACAGGCGGCTCCTCCGAAATAACCCTCTCCACTGCTCTCTTGCTGGCCGAAAAAGGCTGCTCAAaagtcatcatcctcgacccAGAACACAACGACTCTTTACTCACACCAGATCCAGGCATACCTTCTTGCCTGGCTTTTCTGAGAGTTGACGTCAGGAATTGGAAGGAGCTAAAAGCTGCGGTAAAAGGATGCGGAGAAGTTGACTACGCGTTTTATGTACCAGGGCCAGAGAGGATTCTcttcgaggttgggggtgaaggtgatgatgatcgGGAAGGCGAAAACGGGGTGGGGATGGactgggcgagggaggtgaggacTGTGGGGGACTTTGTGAAAGTTTGTTGGGCGGTTATGGCGCGGTCGGGTGTTGGGAGGCtgggggatgagaaggggaaaggggggagtgTGGTCATTTGTGTAccgggtggtgctgggggttACATGTCTTGTCATGTGCTGCCTCCTGTGGGGATGCCTGGAGAGGGCgtgatggatgggtgtgCGGGTTCTGCT ATCCTAGGAATGATACGCTCGCTGAGGACGGTTGCTATTCAAGACGGGGTAACTATCAatggggttgctgttggccCTACGTTTCCGTTTACTTCAGATGCGATGCCACCAACGACACCGTTGCCTCCTTTGACACCGGGTGTTCAGCTGGAGAAGCTTCCCGTCAAAACTGCCGATGAGATTGCTCTTGCACTTGTCTTTTCGGCCACAGCGACACAAAAAAGGAAGGTGGAAGTGTAcggaaaggagaaggattCTGATCTGTTTAGTggaaagaaggaggacagGAAGTGGAATGGGAGAGTCGTCTTCACAACAGGGACATCCCCCATGGCGTACAcagaggtcgaggaggggctgGCTGATctgagagggtggtggctgggAAAGGAGAATGTGAGGATGGTAAGGATGCAGCAGGCGATTGGAGACTTTAGGCCTTTCGAAGTGGATCACAAACGGGAGCCTTGA
- a CDS encoding hypothetical protein (EggNog:ENOG503PAXW; COG:S) — protein sequence MDSLAEEIGKSPYWITALISVHQYGLDLLQQIQSGAAVDIPTATRTIDKFEALASTCFNAYDNEFILFVTGSGASLGSLMTTIWELKRAVFSQRTTSRSEVFNVCLFCAWALRRVGNGIVGKYSWSSWQGSQWIANSYLCAIDNWPDFPALKQKKGVDSNPLRPRSENTKVGVWIEFRYVPRKATGNDVRPELTHALEYGSVFLSTTSPWYSTPVWQFMVEYRNKQVADELQIFSPPQQEPWSAPNISFTQSILNAARPATTKFKPTRLLSLPTSPSSAIKLTTTTHIPHPIQYAALSYCWGPSSDAIQQTTLTTSSLPSRMTGIPLSDLSPVMLDAVKVCRSLGIPYLWIDALCIIQDSKTDWEFESQQMARIYEHSYLTICTACSSFCLEGFLSKRAVYPEYRYTSPAKGIVNGVFTLRSVPSNSDGTLAAKASSPPLEQDLSVTSWSERGWVFQEGAMSTSKLFFGKSMLHVQTNSLVLSENGHQSEVKANNNHDDRNTSPNTTPLSLLPLPLLHGDKTNNRYDLWLSVVVKFVHSKWTIEEDLLPGLSGPASRFNDILPPDDAYLAGHWRSDLHASLLWVAGRRGHHPRPNTLPSLLQSLQKGNPLRCPSWSRHRPQGRHLPLRARPTRREEMSCPNPPAAGVQPSQIKRASGGGVNPLGG from the exons ATGGACTCACTCGCCGAAGAGATAGGCAAGTCGCCATACTGGATCACAGCCTTGATTAGTGTTCACCAATATGGGCTTGATCTTCTGCAGCAGATTCAGTCCGGTGCCGCAGTTGACATCCCCACGGCTACCCGAACAATCGACAAGTTCGAGGCGTTAGCTTCCACATGTTTCAACGCGTACGACAATGAATTCATTCTCTTTGTAACCGGCTCAGGCGCGAGTCTTGGTAGTCTTATGACAACCATTTGGGAGCTGAAGCGCGCCGTGTTTTCTCAGCGGACGACGTCTCGGTCAGAAGTTTTCAATGTGTGTCTGTTTTGCGCTTGGGCTTTGAGGCGGGTTGGGAATGGAATTGTTG GAAAGTATTCTTGGAGTTCGTGGCAGGGGTCGCAATGGATTGCTAACAGTTACCTCTGTGCCATTGACAACTGGCCTGACTTTCCCGCCTTGAAGC agaaaaagggggtggattCGAATCCACTTCGTCCTAGATCGGAAAACACGAAAGTTGGGGTCTGGATTGAGTTCCGTTATGTGCCCCGAAAGGCAACCGGGAACGACGTTCGACCAGAGCTGACACATGCTCTTGAATATGGCTCGGTGTTTCTGTCAACTACCTCCCCATGGTATTCGACGCCTGTGTGGCAGTTTATGGTGGAATATAGGAATA AGCAAGTCGCAGACGAGTTACAAATCTTCTCCCCACCACAGCAGGAGCCATGGTCAGCCCCCAATATCAGCTTCACCCAATCCATCCTCAACGCAGCACGACCAGCAACCACGAAATTCAAACCaacccgcctcctctccctccccacatcCCCCAGCTCGGCCATcaaactcaccaccaccacccacatcccccatcccatccaatACGCAGCCCTAAGCTACTGTTGGGGTCCCTCTTCAGACGCGATCCAGCAAACAACcctcacaacctcctccctcccctcccgtaTGACCGGCATTCCCCTTTCCGACCTCTCCCCTGTCATGCTTGACGCAGTAAAGGTCTGCCGCTCCCTTGGCATCCCTTACCTCTGGATCGACGCTTTATGTATCATCCAGGACAGCAAGACAGACTGGGAGTTTGAGTCACAACAAATGGCGCGGATCTATGAACATTCTTACCTTACCATCTGCACCGCGTGTTCGTCATTCTGTCTGGAGGGGTTCCTGTCCAAGCGAGCTGTTTACCCTGAATATAGGTACACATCCCCTGCCAAGGGCATAGTTAACGGGGTGTTTACACTCCGATCAGTGCCCAGCAACAGCGATGGGACGCTGGCAGCAAAggcatcctccccaccgctAGAGCAGGATCTATCCGTCACGAGCTGGAGCGAAAGGGGGTGGGTATTTCAGGAAGGGGCCATGTCCACCAGCAAATTATTCTTCGGCAAGTCGATGCTTCACGTCCAAACCAACTCTCTTGTCCTCTCCGAAAACGGCCACCAATCTGAAGTAaaagccaacaacaaccacgacgacCGCAACACatcacccaacaccacccccctttccctcctccccctccccctccttcacgGCGACAAGACCAACAACCGCTACGACCTCTGGCTATCCGTCGTCGTGAAATTCGTGCACTCGAAATGGACAATAGAAgaggacctcctccccggTTTGTCCGGTCCGGCCTCCAGATTCAACGACATCCTGCCCCCCGACGACGCCTACCTCGCGGGACACTGGCGGTCCGACCTCCACGCCAGCCTCCTCTGGGTCGCCGGCCGCCGTggtcaccacccccgtcccaacaccctcccatcGCTGCTGCAATCCCTCCAAAAAGGCAACCCCCTCCGCTGCCCCAGCTGGTCCCGGCACAGGCCGCAGGGACGACATCTTCCGCTTCGTGCACGGCCTACCCGACGGGAGGAAATGTCGTGTCCGAACCCACCTGCGGCCGGAGTTCAGCCTAGTCAAATCAAACGTGCaagcggagggggtgtgAACCCTTTGGGAGGCTGA
- the HAS1 gene encoding ATP-dependent RNA helicase (BUSCO:EOG09261F73; EggNog:ENOG503NUXT; COG:A): protein MCRDWAWASPLSVDEISSKAEKNRPATIERNPVSDQLLIAITCITNRQPANTATMASDPTSKKRKLKSEKTSVTKKVKKAKRDPTPEESEDAEIEDAPVAPESVADEEVEAASTKDDSEDEDDDQNGSTDLAPPKADAPLIAPGLDTNATDFAQLNLSERTMKAIEEMGFTKMTEIQRRGIPPLLAGKDVLGAAKTGSGKTLAFLIPAIEMLHSLRFKPRNGTGVIVVTPTRELALQIFGVARELMKHHSQTYGVCIGGANRRAEADKLGKGVNLLIATPGRLLDHLQNTPFVFKNLKSLIIDEADRILEIGFEDEMRQIVKILPKDERQTMLFSATQTTKVEDLARISLRPGPLYINVDEEKQYSTVEGVDQGYVIVDADKRFLLLFSFLKKMSKKKVIVFFSSCNSVKYYSELLQYIDLPVLDLHGKQKQQKRTNTFFEFCNATQGTLICTDVAARGLDIPAVDWIVQFDPPDDPRDYIHRVGRTARGNNTKGRSLLFLQPCELGFLAHLKAAKVPVVEYDFPKNKILNVQSQLEKLIGSNYYLNQSAKDGYRSYLHAYASHSLRSVFDIHKLDLVKVAKSFGFATPPRVDITLSASMSRDKKPQGRRPYGSQPKQERR from the exons ATGTGCAGGGATTGGGCCTGGGCCAGCCCGCTATCAGTTGACGAGATAAGCTCAAAGGCAGAAAAAAATCGGCCAGCAACAATTGAACGGAACCCTGTGAGCGACCAGCTGTTGATTGCGATTACCTGCATCACCAATCGTCAACCCGCAAACACCGCAACCATGGCCTCCGATCCCACCAgcaagaagcgcaagctcAAGTCCGAGAAGACTTCGGTcaccaagaaggtcaagaaaGCCAAGAGAGACCCGACCCCAGAGGAAAGCGAAGATGCTGAGATCGAGGATGCCCCCGTTGCGCCCGAGTCTGTTGCCGACGAGGAAGTTGAGGCTGCTTCCACCAAAGACGActccgaggacgaggacgatgaccAGAATGGCAGCACCGACCTGGCACCCCCCAAGGCCGATGCACCCCTGATTGCCCCCGGGCTCGACACCAACGCGACCGACTTCGCCCAGCTCAACCTCTCCGAAAGGACGATGAAGGCGATCGAGGAGATGGGTTTCACAAAGATGACCGAGATTCAGAGACGGGGCATCCCGCCACTTCTCGCCGGCAAGGATGTTCTGGGAGCGGCCAAGACAGGTTCCGGAAAGACTCTTGCTTTCTTGATTCCCGCCATTGAGATGCTGCACTCGTTGCGCTTCAAGCCAAGAAACGGAACTGGTGTCATTGTGGTGACCCCAACTCGCGAGCTGGCCCTGCAGATCTTTGGTGTCGCGCGCGAGTTGATGAAGCACCACTCTCAGACCT ATGGTGTGTGCATTGGTGGCGCAAACCGCAGGGCTGAGGCCGACAAGCTCGGAAAGGGTGTCAATCTGCTCATTGCTACCCCCGGTAGACTGCTTGATCATCTCCAGAACACCCCCTTCGTCTTCAAGAACCTCAAGTCCCTGATTATTGACGAGGCCGACCGTATTCTCGAGATTGGTTTCGAGGATGAAATGCGCCAGATTGTCAAGATTCTCCCCAAGGATGAGCGCCAGACCATGCTCTTCTCCGCCACACAAACAACCAAGGTCGAGGATCTTGCCAGGATATCTCTCCGGCCCGGACCCCTCTACATCAAcgttgacgaggagaagcagTACAGCACAGTGGAGGGCGTCGACCAAGGCTACGTCATTGTCGATGCCGACAAGcgtttcctcctcttgttctCTTTCCTCAAGAAGatgtccaagaagaaggttaTCGTTTTCTTCTCGTCTTGCAACTCGGTTAAGTACTACAGCGAACTTTTGCAGTACATTGACCTGCCAGTCCTTGATCTCCACggcaagcagaagcagcagaagcgCACCAACACCTTCTTTGAGTTCTGCAACGCCACACAGGGTACCCTGATCTGCACGGACGTTGCTGCTCGTGGTCTCGATATTCCCGCTGTTGACTGGATCGTCCAGTTCGACCCTCCTGATGATCCTCGCGACTACATTCACCGTGTCGGCCGTACAGCCCgtggcaacaacaccaagggTCGGTCGCTCCTCTTCTTGCAGCCCTGCGAGCTTGGTTTTTTGGCCCAtctcaaggctgccaaggtCCCCGTCGTCGAGTACGATTTCCCCAAGAATAAGATCCTCAACGTGCAGTCtcagctggagaagctcaTTGGCAGCAACTACTACCTCAACCAGAGCGCCAAGGACGGTTACCGGTCGTATCTCCATGCTTATGCCTCGCACAGTCTGCGCAGTGTATTTGACATCCACAAGTTGGATCTCGTCAAGGTGGCCAAG AGCTTCGGTTTTGCTACGCCACCAAGGGTTGACATTACTCTGTCAGCCAGCATGAGCAGAGATAAGAAGCCACAAGGGAGAAGGCCGTACGGCAGCCAACCTAAGCAGGAGCGGAGGTAA
- the TRP3_1 gene encoding anthranilate synthase / indole-3-glycerol phosphate synthase (COG:E; BUSCO:EOG09260XOG; EggNog:ENOG503NUJ5) — translation MEGLKQTFARCRAQNRSALVTYVTAGFPNPAATPDVLLAMEKGGADVIELGVPFSDPIADGPTIQTANTIALQHGVTTEGVLDMVRVARKRGLKAPILLMGYYNPLLSYGEERLLKDCKEAGVNGFIIVDLPPEEAVSFRRLCTRGGLSYVPLIAPATSDARMRILCQLADSFIYVVSRQGVTGASGTLNAHLPELLARVKKYSGDKPAAVGFGVSTRDHFQSVSQLADGVVVGSQIVTTIMNAAENEINKAVQEYCGYLCGRTTSPEEEATREVGILEAINGAQETGDVSVDAVIKETDDLVAQLDMINSDLPKRFGEFGGQYVPESLMDCLSELEDGFNKIKDDPAFWEEYRSHYPWMGRPGHLHLAERLTEHAGGANIWLKREDLNHTGSHKINNALGQLLLARRLGKTKIIAETGAGQHGVATATVCAKFGMECTVFMGAEDVRRQALNVFRMKLLGAKVVAVEAGSRTLRDAVNEALRSWVVNLEDTHYIIGSAIGPHPFPTIVRTFQSVIGRETKQQMLEKRGKLPDAVVACVGGGSNAVGMFYPFAEDRSVKMLGVEAGGDGVDTLRHSATLTAGSKGVLHGVRTYILQNEHGQIDETHSVSAGLDYPGVGPELSNWKDTERAKFIACTDAQAFIGFRLMSQLEGIIPALESSHGIWGAIELAKTMKKGEDVVICLSGRGDKDVQSVADELPKIGPVIGWDLRF, via the exons ATGGAAGGCCTCAAGCAGACGTTTGCTCGCTGCAGGGCGCAGAACAGG TCTGCCCTTGTCACCTATGTCACGGCCGGTTTCCCCAACCCCGCAGCCACTCCCGATGTCCTTCTGGCTATGGAGAAGGGCGGCGCCG ATGTTATTGAGCTCGGCGTTCCGTTCTCTGACCCAATTGCCGATGGCCCTACAATCCAGACTGCCAACACT ATCGCTCTCCAGCATGGCGTGACCACCGAGGGCGTCCTCGACATGGTCCGCGTGGCCCGCAAGCGTGGCCTCAAGGCTCCCATTCTCCTCATGGGCTActacaaccccctcctcagtTACGGCGAGGAGCGTCTCCTCAAGGACTGCAAGGAAGCCGGTGTCAATGGCTTCATCATTGTCGATCTGCCCCCCGAGGAGGCCGTCTCCTTCCGCAGACTCTGCACCCGCGGCGGTCTCTCCTACGTCCCCCTCATTGCTCCCGCCACCTCGGATGCCCGCATGCGTATCCTCTGCCAGCTCGCCGACTCCTTCATCTACGTCGTCTCTCGCCAGGGCGTCACCGGTGCTAGTGGCACCCTGAACGCTCACTTGCCGGAGCTCCTCGCCCGTGTGAAGAAGTACAGTGGCGACAAGCCCGCGGCCGTTGGTTTCGGTGTCAGCACTCGCGATCACTTCCAGTCCGTGTCTCAGCTTGcagatggtgttgtcgtcggcAGTCAGATTGTTACTACCATTATGAACGCCGCCGAGAACGAGATCAACAAGGCTGTCCAGGAGTACTGCGGTTACCTTTGCGGtcgcaccacctcccccgaggaggaggccaccCGCGAGGTTGGCATTCTCGAGGCCATCAACGGTGCTCAGGAGACTGGAGATGTGTCCGTGGATGCTGTCATCAAGGAGACGGATGACCTTGTTGCCCAGCTCGACATGATCAACTCTGATCTCCCCAAGCGTTTCGGCGAGTTTGGTGGCCAGTACGTCCCCGAGTCCCTGATGGACTGCCTTTCCGAGCTTGAGGACGGcttcaacaagatcaaagatGACCCGGCTTTCTGGGAGGAGTACCGCTCTCACTACCCCTGGATGGGCCGCCCCGGTCACCTCCATCTTGCTGAGCGCCTGACGGAACACGCTGGTGGTGCGAACATCTGGCTTAAGAGAGAGGATCTCAACCACACCGGTTCCCACAAGATCAACAATGCCCTCggtcagcttcttctcgccaGGAGATTGGGCAAGACCAAGATTATTGCCGAGACCGGTGCCGGCCAGCACGGTGTAGCCACAGCTACCGTCTGTGCTAAGTTCGGCATGGAGTGCACCGTCTTCATGGGTGCTGAGGATGTTCGCCGCCAGGCTCTTAATGTGTTCCGCATGAAGCTTCTCGGCGCCAAGGTCGTTGCCGTCGAGGCTGGCAGTCGCACCCTCCGCGACGCCGTCAACGAGGCTCTCCGCTCTTGGGTCGTCAACCTCGAGGACACCCATTACATCATTGGATCTGCCATCGGtccccaccccttccccaccatTGTCCGCACCTTCCAGTCCGTCATTGGCAGAGAGACCAAGCAGCAGATGCTCGAGAAGCGTGGCAAGCTCCCCGATGCCGTCGTTGCTTGCGTCGGTGGCGGCTCCAACGCCGTCGGCATGTTCTACCCCTTCGCCGAGGACAGGAGCGTTAAGATGTTGGGCGTggaggctggtggtgacggtgtcgATACCCTTCGCCACAGTGCTACTCTCACTGCTGGCTCCAAGGGTGTTCTCCACGGCGTCCGGACCTACATCCTCCAGAACGAGCACGGCCAGATCGACGAGACCCACTCCGTCTCCGCCGGTCTCGACTACCCCGGCGTCGGCCCCGAGTTGTCTAACTGGAAGGATACCGAGCGTGCCAAGTTCATTGCTTGCACTGATGCCCAGGCCTTTATTGGTTTCCGTCTGATGAGTCAGCTGGAGGGTATCATTCCCGCCCTTGAGTCTTCCCACGGTATCTGGGGCGCCATTGAGCTCGCCAAGACCATGaagaagggcgaggacgTTGTCATTTGCCTGAGCGGCCGTGGCGACAAGGACGTGCAGAGCGTTGCTGATGAGCTGCCCAAGATTGGACCTGTCATTGGCTGGGACTTGCGCTTCTAA
- a CDS encoding hypothetical protein (COG:E; EggNog:ENOG503P0ND): MFGVSVVELWPFLFDVLAACMVTIKTGLLPVCFHVGTSSSLSTSLTCEQQLSTSTSPDRMVSLHPLLDNGITPGSDSFPGGTLKCLCPSSPVEITLTTNVAHNHACGCSKCWKPAGALFSIVGVVPRDELSVTANGDKLTIVDESAVIQRYACKECGTHLYGRIEKEHPFYGLDFVHAELSEEEGWQEPQFAAFVSSVIEQGFDPAKIGEVRARFRELGLETYDSLSPPLMDAIAAWTGRKNGKLPAAA; the protein is encoded by the coding sequence ATGTTCGGTGTTTCGGTAGTTGAACTATGGCCGTTTCTTTTTGATGTCCTGGCAGCGTGCATGGTAACTATAAAGACGGGGTTGTTGCCCGTTTGTTTTCACGTTGGGACATCATCCTCTCTCAGCACCAGCTTAACCTGTGAACAACAAttatcaacatcaacatcaccagatAGAATGGTCTCCCtacaccccctcctcgacaacggcATCACCCCCGGCTCGGACTCGTTCCCCGGCGGCACCCTCAAATGcctctgcccctcctcccccgtcgagatcaccctcaccaccaacgtcgCTCACAACCACGCCTGCGGATGCTCCAAATGCTGGAAGCCCGCCGGCGCGCTCTTCTCCATCGTCGGCGTCGTGCCCCGCGACGAGCTCTCCGTCACCGCCAACGGGGACAAGCTAACCATTGTGGACGAGTCGGCCGTCATTCAGCGGTACGCCTGCAAGGAATGCGGGACTCATCTGTACGGGAGGATTGAGAAGGAGCATCCGTTCTACGGACTGGACTTTGTGCATGCCGAAttgagcgaggaggaggggtggcaGGAGCCGCAGTTTGCGGCTTTTGTGAGCAGTGTTATTGAGCAGGGGTTTGATCCGGCCaagattggggaggtgagggcgaggttTAGGGAGTTAGGGCTGGAGACGTATGATAGTTTGAGTCCGCCGTTGATGGATGCGATTGCTGCTtggacggggaggaagaatGGGAAGTTGCCTGCGGCGGCTTGA